The following proteins come from a genomic window of Ilumatobacter coccineus YM16-304:
- a CDS encoding META domain-containing protein, whose protein sequence is MNARFTSLLVALALGATACGSDEPDAIPTESAGAAESTTPDDDRTEDDMTIEITGNITYRQRVALRPGGTATITLEDVSIADASSTVIAEQVIELDDQQVPIPFELTADRSDLEERNTYSIRATITDADGRLRWTTDTANPIDSTQSSIDVGDLVMVQVQAPGDDTTESTEANALNGTWTVTDVDGTPALENVTATLTFDADGRLSGNASCNDYSGSYVIDGNSLTVGETVSTLKACAPEIDEQEAAVFQILSEATTYELVDANTQLRISTAAGATLTARR, encoded by the coding sequence ATGAATGCCCGCTTCACCTCTCTGCTCGTGGCACTCGCCCTCGGTGCCACCGCATGCGGATCGGACGAACCCGACGCCATCCCGACCGAATCAGCGGGTGCCGCCGAGTCCACGACCCCTGACGACGACCGCACCGAGGATGACATGACCATCGAGATCACCGGCAACATCACGTACCGACAGCGCGTCGCGCTCCGTCCCGGCGGCACCGCCACCATCACACTCGAAGACGTCTCGATCGCCGACGCGTCGTCGACCGTGATCGCCGAGCAGGTCATCGAACTCGACGACCAGCAGGTCCCCATTCCGTTCGAGCTGACCGCCGACCGCTCCGATCTGGAAGAGCGCAACACGTACAGCATTCGCGCCACGATCACCGATGCCGACGGACGACTTCGCTGGACGACCGACACCGCCAACCCCATCGACAGCACCCAGTCGTCGATCGATGTCGGTGACCTCGTCATGGTCCAGGTCCAGGCCCCCGGCGACGACACGACGGAGTCGACGGAGGCGAACGCCTTGAACGGCACGTGGACCGTGACCGACGTCGACGGAACGCCCGCACTCGAGAACGTGACCGCCACGCTGACGTTCGACGCCGACGGACGCCTCTCCGGCAACGCCAGCTGCAACGACTACTCAGGCAGCTACGTGATCGACGGCAACAGTCTGACGGTCGGTGAGACCGTGTCCACCCTGAAAGCCTGTGCACCGGAGATCGACGAACAGGAAGCCGCCGTGTTCCAGATCCTGTCCGAAGCAACGACATACGAACTCGTCGACGCCAACACGCAACTCCGCATCTCGACTGCGGCCGGCGCCACGCTCACCGCCCGCCGCTGA
- a CDS encoding maleylpyruvate isomerase family mycothiol-dependent enzyme: MLRAERLGLCDRLEELDAAEWSSASACTGWSVHEVVAHLTLATRQSKLDFVRGMLRHRGDFDRMTAAQAVAHAQEYGPAELIEQLRESAASTRTGMGSSARDSLIDVIVHGQDIARPLGVRWVTPPERVVVALDHALASRWYGAKKRFARAALEATDVDWTGGHGTLTIRGAAIDLLLAATGRTIGVDRLSGAGTVALQAAVNA; encoded by the coding sequence ATGCTGCGAGCCGAGCGGCTCGGCCTGTGCGACCGACTCGAGGAACTCGACGCGGCCGAGTGGTCGAGTGCATCGGCATGCACGGGCTGGTCCGTTCACGAGGTCGTCGCCCACCTGACGCTGGCGACTCGCCAGTCGAAGCTGGACTTCGTCCGGGGAATGCTCCGCCACCGAGGAGACTTCGACCGCATGACCGCAGCACAGGCTGTGGCGCATGCACAGGAGTACGGGCCGGCCGAACTCATCGAGCAACTCCGGGAGTCGGCAGCGTCGACCCGAACCGGGATGGGCAGCTCAGCGCGCGACTCGCTGATCGACGTGATCGTCCACGGCCAAGACATCGCCAGGCCACTGGGCGTTCGATGGGTGACGCCGCCCGAACGTGTCGTGGTCGCACTCGACCACGCGCTGGCGAGCCGTTGGTACGGCGCCAAGAAGCGATTTGCCCGCGCCGCCCTCGAAGCGACCGACGTCGACTGGACCGGCGGGCACGGCACGTTGACCATCCGGGGTGCTGCCATCGATCTTCTGCTCGCGGCGACCGGGAGAACCATCGGCGTCGACCGGCTCAGCGGAGCTGGAACGGTCGCTCTCCAGGCAGCGGTCAACGCTTGA
- a CDS encoding VOC family protein, translating into MISNISLTTVWVKDIEASKAFYIDKLGFEARDDVTVGDDFRWCTVGHPSQPEIDVHLTTPGPPLSEEFAESINRALDEGGTFAIGLSVTDCAATVADLEAKGVSILNPPEVRPYGTEALIRDNSGNWIVLVEHHDWTPEQIAEMVNDDPSALDPKSDAS; encoded by the coding sequence ATGATCTCGAACATCTCCCTCACCACTGTCTGGGTCAAGGACATCGAAGCGTCCAAGGCCTTCTACATCGACAAACTCGGCTTCGAAGCTCGTGATGACGTGACCGTCGGTGACGACTTCCGTTGGTGCACGGTCGGACACCCCTCGCAACCAGAGATCGACGTCCACCTCACGACTCCCGGACCGCCGTTGTCGGAGGAGTTCGCCGAGTCGATCAACCGAGCGCTCGACGAAGGCGGCACCTTCGCGATCGGACTCAGCGTCACCGACTGCGCTGCGACCGTCGCCGATCTCGAAGCCAAAGGCGTCAGCATCCTCAATCCGCCCGAGGTCCGGCCGTATGGCACCGAAGCACTCATTCGGGACAACTCCGGCAACTGGATCGTGCTCGTCGAACACCACGACTGGACGCCGGAGCAGATTGCCGAGATGGTCAACGACGACCCGTCCGCCCTCGACCCGAAGTCCGACGCTTCGTGA
- a CDS encoding helix-turn-helix domain-containing protein has product MDDDGKNAASSRTERVRVPGDVLVHLRAARDHLDRHFTEATDLATAASIAGLSKFHFHRLFKATYGVTPAEYLSRRRIERAQDLLRATNLTVTEVCFAVGYSSLGSFSARFKELVGDTPSAVQRRHMATGAPKVPGCFVFMRGLARQRTTGSDADERASTRADSASEEKPPG; this is encoded by the coding sequence ATGGACGACGACGGGAAGAACGCTGCGTCGTCGAGAACCGAGCGTGTTCGCGTCCCCGGCGACGTGCTCGTCCATCTTCGAGCGGCGCGCGATCACCTCGATCGTCACTTCACCGAAGCCACCGACCTCGCAACGGCGGCGTCGATCGCCGGCCTGTCGAAGTTCCACTTCCACCGGTTGTTCAAGGCGACCTACGGCGTCACGCCGGCCGAGTACCTCTCGCGTCGGCGCATCGAGCGAGCTCAGGATCTGCTGCGGGCGACGAACCTGACGGTCACCGAAGTGTGTTTCGCTGTCGGCTACTCGAGCCTCGGGTCGTTCAGTGCCCGCTTCAAAGAACTCGTCGGCGACACTCCGAGTGCGGTGCAACGGAGACACATGGCGACCGGTGCTCCCAAGGTCCCCGGTTGTTTCGTCTTCATGCGCGGCCTTGCCCGTCAGCGCACGACGGGGAGCGACGCGGACGAGCGAGCGTCGACTCGGGCCGATTCCGCAAGCGAGGAGAAGCCTCCCGGTTGA
- a CDS encoding NAD-dependent succinate-semialdehyde dehydrogenase, with amino-acid sequence MTSTITTTNPATGDDLATYDVFDAQRVDDAIVAAHELHRSWRRESFATRASVLHAIADELDGRIGPLAELMADEMGKPIAAGRSEVEKCAWACRHYADNAERYLADVEISTDNTRSYAHHEPLGVILAVMPWNFPLWQVVRFAAPAFMAGNAGVLKHASSTTGTAIALDELFVAAGLPDGLFRTLVIPSSRVNDVIEHPLVRAVTLTGSGPAGAAVASKAGEMLKKSVLELGGSDPYVVLEDADLELAAATCANSRMINGGQSCIAAKRFVVHSDVYDEFIDRLTADIDAKVMGDPHEETTDYGPQARTDLRDELHQQVAASISHGARLVTGGKVPDQPGAWYPGTVLADVTPGMPAYDDEMFGPVAAVIRATDEADAIRIANDTPFGLGAAVFTRDLDRGERIAAEELEAGSCFVNAMVASDPRLPFGGIKESGFGRELADLGIKEFVNTKTVVVG; translated from the coding sequence ATGACGAGCACCATCACCACGACGAACCCGGCCACCGGCGACGACCTGGCCACGTACGACGTGTTCGACGCACAGCGGGTCGACGACGCGATCGTTGCTGCCCACGAACTCCATCGGTCGTGGCGTCGCGAGTCGTTCGCCACCCGGGCGTCCGTGCTGCACGCGATCGCCGACGAACTCGACGGACGGATCGGGCCACTCGCCGAGCTGATGGCCGACGAGATGGGCAAGCCGATCGCCGCGGGCCGGTCGGAGGTGGAGAAGTGCGCGTGGGCGTGTCGGCACTACGCCGACAACGCCGAGCGCTACCTCGCCGACGTCGAGATCAGCACCGACAACACGAGGAGCTACGCCCACCACGAGCCGCTCGGCGTGATCCTCGCCGTGATGCCGTGGAACTTCCCGCTCTGGCAGGTCGTCCGCTTCGCCGCTCCCGCGTTCATGGCCGGAAACGCCGGCGTGCTCAAGCACGCGTCGAGCACGACCGGAACGGCGATCGCGCTCGACGAACTGTTCGTGGCCGCAGGGCTGCCCGACGGATTGTTCCGAACGTTGGTCATCCCGTCGTCTCGGGTGAACGACGTGATCGAGCACCCGCTCGTTCGCGCCGTCACGCTCACGGGCAGCGGCCCAGCCGGAGCTGCGGTCGCCAGCAAGGCGGGCGAGATGCTGAAGAAGAGCGTGCTCGAACTCGGCGGCAGCGACCCCTACGTGGTGCTGGAAGACGCCGACCTCGAACTGGCGGCCGCGACGTGCGCGAACAGCCGCATGATCAACGGCGGGCAGAGCTGCATCGCGGCGAAGCGGTTCGTGGTGCACAGCGACGTGTACGACGAGTTCATCGACCGGCTCACCGCCGACATCGACGCCAAGGTGATGGGCGACCCGCACGAGGAAACAACCGACTACGGGCCACAAGCCCGAACCGACCTGCGCGACGAACTCCACCAGCAGGTGGCGGCCAGCATCTCGCACGGGGCCCGGCTGGTGACGGGTGGCAAGGTGCCCGATCAGCCCGGCGCATGGTATCCGGGCACCGTGCTCGCCGACGTGACTCCGGGCATGCCCGCCTACGACGACGAGATGTTCGGCCCGGTGGCCGCCGTGATCCGAGCGACCGACGAAGCCGATGCGATTCGCATCGCCAACGACACACCGTTCGGCCTCGGCGCTGCCGTGTTCACACGAGACCTCGATCGAGGCGAGCGGATCGCCGCAGAGGAACTCGAAGCGGGGAGCTGCTTCGTCAACGCCATGGTGGCGTCCGACCCACGCCTGCCGTTCGGTGGCATCAAGGAATCGGGTTTCGGACGCGAGCTGGCCGACCTCGGCATCAAGGAGTTCGTCAACACCAAGACGGTCGTCGTCGGCTGA
- the speB gene encoding agmatinase, producing MTDQQRRFLDEELTEAETDPATARFHVIPCGLEKTVSYGSGTHAGPDAIIRSSDQLERLWDGVDACALGIATQPAIDCSGTIESVLDELADRTEAVARSGGVPVTLGGEHSLTYGAVQGVRRVTPDIGIVQIDAHADMRDAYQGHRHSHASVMHLLAVEEQVPLAQYGVRAICAEERDLRLAHDVVHVDARDLARRPNEVIELPADFPNDVYVTFDVDGLDPSVMPATGTPVPGGLGYYQSLDIIESALAGRRCVGIDLVEFAPIAGAHAWDFTAAQIVYALMCLAVAPAA from the coding sequence GTGACCGATCAGCAGCGTCGATTTCTCGACGAGGAGCTAACCGAGGCCGAGACCGATCCGGCGACCGCTCGGTTCCACGTCATCCCATGTGGGCTGGAGAAGACCGTGAGCTACGGCTCGGGTACCCACGCAGGCCCCGACGCGATCATCCGGTCGAGCGATCAACTCGAGCGGCTGTGGGACGGGGTCGACGCGTGTGCGCTCGGCATCGCCACGCAACCGGCCATCGACTGTTCGGGAACGATCGAGTCGGTGCTCGACGAGCTCGCCGATCGAACCGAGGCGGTCGCTCGCTCGGGCGGTGTGCCCGTCACCCTCGGCGGTGAGCACAGCCTCACGTACGGGGCGGTGCAGGGGGTTCGGCGAGTCACGCCCGACATCGGCATCGTGCAGATCGACGCGCACGCCGACATGCGTGACGCCTACCAGGGGCATCGACACTCGCACGCGTCGGTCATGCACCTGCTCGCGGTCGAGGAGCAGGTGCCGCTCGCGCAGTACGGGGTGCGAGCGATCTGTGCCGAGGAACGCGACCTGCGTCTGGCACACGATGTCGTCCACGTCGACGCTCGGGACCTCGCTCGCCGGCCCAACGAGGTGATCGAGTTGCCCGCCGACTTCCCGAACGACGTCTACGTGACGTTCGACGTCGACGGGCTCGACCCGTCGGTCATGCCGGCCACCGGCACGCCGGTGCCGGGTGGGCTCGGCTACTACCAGTCGCTCGACATCATCGAGTCGGCGCTCGCCGGGCGCCGATGCGTCGGGATCGACCTCGTCGAGTTCGCCCCCATCGCCGGCGCACACGCGTGGGACTTCACCGCGGCACAGATCGTGTACGCGCTCATGTGCCTGGCGGTCGCCCCGGCAGCCTGA